The DNA region TCAGTGAATCAAGAATGCTCTGAGAGTGCGTAAACTGGTTTTGATATCCAGCTTGTAGCATAGCAGAAGCTCGGAAGTTATTTCCCAATGAATCTACGTTTTCATTTATAATTTGTCGACCATCAGCCGTTGTAGTGACTGTTCTACCACCATCATTGATAATATTAGCCATATGTAATGAAGGAGCTAGGTTTTGTTGAGAGATAGTTCTATTGCCTATGCTGTAATTATCCATACTCAAGTTATTGTCGACTATGTTACTGCCTAAGCTGCTAGCAACTGGTATAGGAGAGAACTGGCTGGCCAAGTTAGCTGTAGCATGAGCACAAGCTTTTATCACTGCCCAAGAAAGCATTGGTATCGATGATGCAAGCATTTGAAACGTCGCATAGCTATATAAAATCATCTCTGCGAAGCTTCCTTGCGATAGCATATTCAAGCCATAATCATTACCAAAAGCTCCAGATTTACTGGATAAGCTGATCATTCCTAGGCAATGGATTATTGTAAAAAATACTGGCCAGCTGCTGACCCATATTATTAATAGAATCCAGGTTTTGAGTATATTGTAGCCGCCAGGTAATAGGCCCATTGGAAATACAATAAAGATCATTGAGACTACTAATGCAAAAAAAACAGATTGTAAAATAGGCATCATGTGAGCAGCCATTTCGCCAGCTACTAAGTACGAAAATGACTGTTGAAATAGCCCTCTAATTGCATGCATACTAACTAAATTAGAATAAATTCTTGATAACGAAAACTTCTCACGCCAGTCATCATATGACTCACGATTAGCATTAAGTAACATCGCTTGCTTCATCCATTCATGAATATCTTGTTGCTCTCTCTGTAAATATTTTAGTGTGTCTCCAGTCATGACTTTTAGTCTTTGACTTAACATATTTGACTTATCAGATTGAACTCCAATCGCAGCTGCAAACTTTGTTAGGAGTCCTTCATTTAATTCTTTATGAATTGCCGCTTTAATCAATGGAGTAGCTTGTCTACAGGTCTTGAAACTAATGGCTAAATTACTAGGCTCGCGATAATAAATACCAAAATTATTAGGTATATTTTGCTCGATAAATCCTATAATGTCGTTAGTTTGTTGAGCAGCAGCTTTTTTACCTAGAATATTGCCTATGATGTAAGGCTTCATAAAGCATTGTCTAAGGAATTCCTTCGTATTAGTTAAAGTTATTGGATCCTGTATTTGCACATCTCGAATCTTAGCTACAGCCTTAGCTCCAAACATAATACCAGTTTTTCTGCTCGATAGTCCTTCATAAGCTGGCAAAAGATGCTGTTCCAACATTTTAGATACAAAGTAACTCGTTTGCGATGAAAGAGAAGCAAACATTGCAATACTTATGGGATATTATCAACCTTTACTGGCGCACTCATTGATACTTCATCCTTCAGCCAAACAGTAGATTTGGGGGCAAATAACAGCGTAAAAATAAATATCGATGGAAAAAACCATTCCCATAGCAAAGATGCCGATATTTCCTCTAAAAATAGCCCTAGTAGCAGCCCATATGCCACCAATAGTCAAGGCTAAGTGACCCACTGGAGTGAAGTATTCGCTATTTGAAGCAAAGACCTCTGCCTATGCCATTAAACACATGCCATAACAGATCTCCACCACCAAATGTGTATATTACGTAATCCATTAACTTTTCTCCTTCGCTATTAAATGCTGCTCTATTAATCTAGCCCTTTTATCTATTCGACTTGCATCGGTTTGTAGGCTAGTCCATTTTTCATTTGCAAAAAGTTGTACTCGATTCAATTCCTTCAAATATCTTTCTAAATGTTCATTCGAAACTTGCTTAGCACCTAGTGAAGTAACGGCTCTACGTATTTCGGTGATTACTTCCTTCAAATGCTGAACTAATGTATAGCTAGCTATTAATTCTGATGAGATCTCTAAAATTGTGACTCCAGAAATAGCTTCTAATGTGATATAATCATAAATTGGAAATATATCTCCAATCGAAGATAAAAAGGCTATTTCAGAGTTGCTATATTCAGAATTCTTATCAAACTTATTTTTTAGATCAGTCAATTTTTGCTTAGCTTTACCTGCATAAGACTGCTCTGGTGATATTGTGATATTTCGTTGTAGGCTTGGATGCAGGCAACTAACACTATCACAGCTGTAAATTGAAGCTGATTCTCCACCTTTTAAATGACTAATCCAACTTTTTTCATCCTGAGCTAAGGAGTCAAAAAAGTACACATTATTGTTTGTAACCACGATAGTGCCAGTCATAGACATGATTGAATCACGCATATTTGATGGTATTCCAACCTTTGCTGCTGCTTTAGTGAAGATGTTATAATCATCCAGCATAACTCTGAATCCTTATTTTGTGCTTGTCGCAGAGCTTGTTTTTGATCTAAATAATTACGACATTTTTTACCAGCAGCAAAATAATCAAACCCGCTTTGTGACTGTATATCACGGCAAACAGCTTCTCTCATAGCTGAGTTTCTTGGTAAAGCTGTAGCAAATAATGCTTTTGTTAATTTGCAATCTCCCTTAGCAAATTGATTCATCTCCATTGCTAGATTACGTAAGTCTTTGAGAGCATTCTCAATTTGAGGAGCAAAGGTTTTTAATCCTAATGAAAAAGCATAGACTTTAGCTTGAGAACCAATGTTTTTCATCAATTGAACTAATTCTTCTCCAGAAATAACAGAGAAGCTACCAAGATAGGCATCAATACCGCTACAGCTCATGTTTAAAGATGGTGGAGTTATAGCAAATGGCTGAAATGATGTTTGGCTTGTTCTGGCAGATAATCCGCCAGCCGCATAATATCCAGCCGCTTGATCTTGATATGATCCAGATCTTGTGACATTAATACTCATTCCTTGAAATACGTTTTCGATATTCCAAGCTAGTGATACTGGAGCTTGTAGCAATAATAGCATTGTAATGGCATAAACTCTGATTTTGGTGCTCATGTAGTCTCCAACTTATGATAATATCTATCGATTGCTAGAATATTGTCGATAATTTTATCTTCAGAGATTATGCCTCTAGCTACTGCATATATTTTTTTACCATCGCTAGCTACTGAATATAATACAGGTACAATATGCTTAGGATTTAGTTTATTAAGCAACTCATTATTCTTACTGACAGCTAGCAACTGAAATGCATATTTATTAGCAAAGCACTGAACAATAGGCATAAAGGCCTTACAGAGCAAGCAATCTTGTTTAACTTGCAAAATCAATCCCCAGTTTTTAGCAATGTTTTTGAGTTTGAAATCATTTTTTTGCTCTGATTTTTCTTGATATAGCTTTCTATGTAAGCTATTAGCAGGCTCATTAGCATTAATCAGTTGGTAATCAAGTAGAGTAGCTAGTTGCCACATAGTAGCAAACTTATGAGCCTTCTCCATGATTTGCTTCTGCAATCTTTGAGCTGTAATCACATTTTCGAGCGTTGGATTATCCAGCGCTATACGCTAAGCTCGATTAAATCGCTCCTTTAATTCCTCGATTCTCTGGTCATGAGGCCTACTCATCAACTTAGAATTAGCAGCAGAGTCATCAAGCTCATGACCATGTTTATCATTGTACCATAAAAATCTTGTTGGTGAAGCATCAACAGTGGATAAATGACTAATTAATATCATAAACATTAATAATCTGCTCATTTAGACTAAGTTTGTTGCATACGATGAACTTTATCTTTGATTCCTGCAATAATGTCTTTGTTCATGCTGTTTTGAGCCTTAGTGAGTATATCTCCAAATAGTTCATCCATATTGATTTTAGTGAAATCAACTTTTTGTAACTCTTCAACAGTAAGGCCTCTACACTTTGGACATTCAGGTGTACCAAAGTTCATTTTTAGCTGTTTTCTTGCTTCTTCCTGAAAAATTCTTGCAAGTTTCGACTGAAAGCAGCAATAAGTAGACTTTCTAGCTAAGCAAATACCTAATATCGGAATTCTTGAAGAACAGTAGGTTCCAATATAGTAGCAGTAACCTTTTTTCCTATATAAAGCTAATTCTTGTTCCTTAGACTTACATTGCGATAAGCCTATATCACGCCCCCAGCCAGTCATTGAAGAGCAGCAATTCAAAAAACTAAATACATCTTTTTTGCATTTTCGATGTTTACCTGAAAATACAGAAACGGGATTTGTTTTAATGTCCTTGCTCATCTGATTTAGCATCGCTAGATGAGCTACTTTAGCTATATCTCTATTTGGTATAATAGTTGGAGTGTTGCAATTACCTCCTAAACAAAAGATTGAGTTATTATGCAACGATGAGTGTAGCATTGTTTGCTTCTCAGTTGAACAGCTATAATCGTGCTGCCATAGTAAACAAATATTTGCTACTGATTTTTGGCAAGTGCTGTTTTTTAATTCACAATTCTGAATTTTAAGGTGTTTGCAGCCATCTTTTGGATCGCTAGTACAAGAAAAAAGAATCTTTTGTTTCCAATATGGACGATTGACTTTAAACTTGTCAAAAAATACTCTATCACCACCATCATAGTTGATTCTATTGACCTCATAGCATTCATTACTCTCAGTTAATTGCTCAAGTTCAGGGTTTAAAACTTGCCAATATTCTGCTACTTTCCTTAGTTCTTGAGTCTTATCTCTGTAGTCATAGTGAAGTATACATATTTTTTCATTTACTTCTAATAAAAAATTTCTACCAATATGGTGTATAGATACACCAAGCCTATTAGCAATAGCCCATTTCATTTGTTTTACAATTGCTTCGGGATCATCTACTAGGCAGTATATTTGTGCACCTAATTCATCATCATAGACATCGCTACGACTCTTAAGCCAATTACTATGATTCTCCTTTATTTCTTCTGTTGCAAATTCCATTTGCCGGTTTTGCCAAGAAAGCCATACATTCTCTAATCTGCACTCAACATTTAATTCTCGAATAAGTTCAATGTTAAAATTACTACCTTCATTACAACTTTGAATAATTTCAGTATTAGTTTTACTTGTTTGAGTTACGAAGTTACTGCTATCAAGGGCACTTAAAGGATCAGATTCAATTCTCATTGAATTAGCTATCATATAATTTTGATCGTTGATATTATGTTGAGTTAAGGCATTGTTTTTACTGTTTTCAGCTTGAAATAACATTGCCCCACTTTCTGTACCAAGCTGATTACGGCCATGGTAGGTTAAATCCTCATCATTGTTAGGATAATTGACATTACTACCTTGATGAAATAATTCTTGTGTATTTGAAGAATTTCCAAGATTTACATTATAGTTGCTAGCTTCATTATAACTGCTTTGCATTGAAGCTAAACAACAGCTAATATTGAGCACTATCAAAAAGTTAATATAGATAATAATCTCATTGAGTATTCTCATTCATAATTTCTAATGCTATTGCTAAAGGAATATGGCCAGTTAATTTCTTGGTTAATCCTCTTTTTTCATCATCTATTACTATCACAGGAACAACATCAATTTTATATTGTTCAAACAAGCTAGGATCTATATCGAAGCTAATACCAAGCTCCATAGTTTTATTCTTTGTTTGTGTAAATGAGTTATTAATTAACCCACGCATAATCAATTGAGCTCCAGCCTTTTGAGATTCAGCAAAATAGCTTTTTAAAGCCTCATCACTCATTGAAAATGAGACAAAAATAAAAGTTTTTTGCTGGCCCAAAAAAAAGCATTAGCATTATTAACAAATAATAAAACCATCAACATCATTACTCGTATAACCATATTCCTCTCTAACCCTTATCAAAGCAAACAACAATCTCTTTTTCGCCAAATCAAGTAACCAAAATCTTCACCATTAACTGGAAATTCTCTTCCAGCCTGCCATGTAGCTTCTGTTTGGCCTATGCTCTTGCAGGATCTGGTTTCTGGAATCGGATAAGTCATTTGTAGTCGATACTGACTTTTCTTCATAATAGGCATGGGATACTTGCCACATAAGCCTTTATAACCATAATATCCCCATAACATCAGTTGCCTATGCATTCTAGCCATAAACTTACTTACCATTAATACAGATGTTCCAACTCCACCATTATGCGCCGCAGCTGTTCCAGTAAAAGGGTAAAGCATTCCTTGACATTCAGCACACCAAAAAGCATAATCACTTGCTAATAAACCAGCGCCACAACTCATGCAATCAGCTATACATGCTTGATAAGCAGCTACATTTTGAAACAACAGCGTTTCTGGATTTAAAATCGCAGATTTAGCGTCATCACTCCATAATGGATCAAACTCTGTTAAATATGCTATATCGACTGCAGCCATTTCCAGACAAATAAAATCAAGCAAAATTTCCAGCCAATAAATCACAGGATAGACATACCAATGAATGTGATAAAAAGCACTTCCTTCAGCCTCATCTTTCATGCCTTTTTGAGTAGCACTTCCAAATGACAAACCTCCAAGACTTACCATACACATTGGCGACTTTGTAACATCTACAAGGCGTACTGGCTCCCAAAATCCTACCGGAATATACCAGGTACAGGTATTGGAATCCCTGGCTTAGGACAAAGACATATAAGTCTACCAGAAGCATTAGTATCAGGCATTGAAGTGTTTGTAAAGTACAGAGATATAGTAATTTAACCTATATTATCACATAAATCATTTTTAAGTTGCAATATCACTCATTTTTGGTTTTTTAGGTGAAGTGTTAACAACAGCTACACCTTGAACTGCTTTAGATCGCTTACAGTATAGAACACAACGCCTTTTTGATTTAATTTTTGATGTTTCAACTTTCTCAACATTATCAGGGTCAAAAACTCCTTGAGCAGCCATTTTCTTTATTTCATATAAAGACTTACATTTTTGCCCTTTAGGAATTTTACAATCAAAATTACTTTCGAAAAAGAAGCTTGTTAGGCTCATACAGCCCAATAGCAATAATAAAAACTTCATTATAAATGCTCCTCTAACTTTTGTGATTGGTCGAATTTATTATGCAAATTAACTTTTTCATTGTTAGTTGATTGTGAATAAGTTAAATTATGTGGCTTCTTCTTGTGCTCACGTAAGTCAAAACCTTTTTTAAATACAACATCGATGACTCTACCTGACGCAATAAGAACGACTGGGCTCATAGAATCAGCTTGTTTTATAGCAAAATCAGCTAGCTTATCAAAAGCATTACTAGCTCCAGAGTAAGCTCCAGACTGAAGCGCATCTCCAATCTGAAACTCTTGTTGTTGATGACCTCCAGCTACTAGGTTTAAAGTTGGTAGCATATCAGGTTTAATAGCCTTAGCTTGTAGAAACTTAGCAATATTGCTAAATACTCCATTTAATGCAGCCATGCTTGCTATGTTAGACGATTTATCTACCACGATTCCTTTAATTCCAGAACGTCCATCTTCACCTATCAACCAGCCTTCCGCCTTGTTTTCAATAATATCTCCATAATGAAATTTTACTTTGAAGCAGTTTTAATATGCTTGATGCTGAGCTTAACAAGCTTTAAAGTAAAAACTAGCATTTTAAGCTAATTTTATTTTTCCTTTTGAATTATCCTTTTCAGCTTCTTCTGTAGCAGCATTAATAAGCGTTACATGGCTTGGAGTTTTTGGAGTAAAAGTTAACATTAAATCTTGAATTGTTTTGTGTTCTCCTATTACTGTTAAATAAAGCTTCTTTTCTTCTTCTCGTGGAGCAATAAACAAACATCCAGACTCATGAACTACAACTTCGGCTGCATTTTGAGGATACATAAAAATATCATTGATTTTTTCATCTTTAAGATTAATTCTTGTTGGCCCACTATCAGAAATCTCAAGCTTCAGCAAATTATCAACTTCTAACTCATATTCTACCGCATATACATCACTAAACTTGACTAAAGCAATAAACCCTATCATAAACCTCAAAATTCTAATACTCATTTTTTTATTCCATTCTCTTTAACGCCAGTTAACAACAAAAGGTAATTAGGACTTCGCTTGTAAGTCAAAAGGTAAGTCTTATCGACAGCTATATGTTTACTATCGCTAAACCAATAACGAAGCGTTCCACTAATTAATACTCCATCCTTTATCACTTCAACCTTCTTCGGAAAAAAGACTGAAGACACATTTGAGCCTTTAACAAATTGCAAGTGATCATGAAAAAATTTATTTAAAGATTCAGTATTACTAGATGCAACTTTCATGTCTGCTATTTGTCTTTCTACCTCATTTGGAGAAGTAGTAAATAAGAGTTTCGTTACATAAATTGCCCATTCCTTTAAATAGGTTTCATGGTAATTTTTTGATGAAACCATCATTTTACGATCAGGCTCCATTGCTGGAATTAATAACCACTTTTCTTCTTTGGTAATTGCAGCCATTATCGCAATTATATTAGCTGCAGCTAGCAATATAGTTACTGAAAGTAAGCATTTATTATATTTAACCAGCTCTTGTATAGCATTTTGCTTAAAGAGATGATTCATTACTTGCCAACTTTTTTGCCCAAAAGCCTTGGATATCCTAATGGAGCTGGCAATAAACCTTTAGCTACTAAAAAACTTTTTAGCAAAAAATTCTCAGATACCTTCTTAATTTTCTTAAAGCAATAACATAGAGCAATTCCTCCAACCATAAAGGCTAGGCCTAATTTAGCATGCCTGCTGTTTAGTAGTACAATTCCTGGAGCTACTCCAGCTAGCACTACTCCCCATTCGTCAATGCTCAAACCCATATACTTCAACGGCCTCGATAATGCCCAACATAATTTTTGATTTTGTATAATTACCTTCAGCCTCAATTGTAGCATGAGATTTCTCATTCTGCTACTGCGATTTTCAAAAATTTACAAAATCTAATGTAGAGTAACTACTTAGCTAAGTTGTTGTCAATTTTTCTTCTCCGCAACTTAATTATGGCACTATTCCAGATAGTATCTCGTTCAAACAAACATTGGTACCGAATATACTCAGCATATTTTCGACAACTTTATTTGTAGCAATTGTTGCCTTATCTAAACTATGTATAGTATAAATTTTAGTTATATTAGTATTACTATGTCCTAATATTTGAGATATTGTATCTAGTGTTTCACCATTATTTTTCATCCAAGTTGCAAACGTTCTTCTAAGATCATGTATTGTTACATTCTGTATTCCGGCTTTTTTTCGAATCTTAGCCCATGCTCGATGCATTGTTGAACTTGATATGTGTTTACTATTGTCTGCTGAACTTGGCAATACCCATTCACTTTTTGAGCATAGTTTTCTGGTTTGCAATACTTCTATTAATTTATCAGCTAACCCTATATATAGAGTTTTACCATTTTTACTCTTAGTTTTTGGTATACACCATATTTTTTCGCTAAGGCTTATCTCGTCCCATCTCATTCCTGATACATTACTTTTACGTGCTGCAGTGAATAAACTTATAAATGTAAAAATTTTTCCTGATCGTTCTGCTCGCTTTTGCGATTCTGTTAATTGACTATTTCCCTTTTCTTTTAGCACGGCCATAAGTCTTCTCATTTCTTCATTTGTTACATATCTAGATCTTGATTCTTGCTTGTGCCTTTTTATTCCACATACAGGATTCTTTTCTAATAATCCCCACTCTATAGCCTTATTAAATATAGGGCTTAACAGTTTTAGAATACTGTTTGCTGTTACATAGTGTTTCTTTGCTGTTTTTTCGTCAAAAAGCTTCTGAATATCTTCTTTGGTAATCTCAGATATCTTTGTATTGTATAAAGATTCTAGATATCTCTTTACTCTTTGAGCCATTATTTTCCAACTTTTATGATAAAGACTACTATATTCAGTATATTTTACATGCACCTGTCCGAATGTTAGTTCATTCTTTAATTTTAAGCCTCTTCTCTCTTTTTTCTCTTCTTTCTTTATTTATCTTCCGTCTTTCATCCATTGGATTTATTCCTTTAGCAATATCACTTTTTAACTGCTGTATCTTTTTTCTAGCTTCTGCTACCGTTAGATCTGGAAAATCTCCTATTTTTATTTTTTATAATACATGCCATTAATGTTTATTCATAAATATAGTCTTCTAAATCCAGTATATGATATTATAAACAGTAAGTTCCTTTGTGTTATATCTCTAAACTTGATTATTTTTTCTTCTTTGGTTGGTACTTTTATTTTATTTAATGCTGCTTGTGTAAATTTAAATACTTTTACTGGCATATTTATCACCCTTCATTAATTTAAAATTGAAGTAATTAAATAATAACTTATTAATTTTTAAAATTAGCTTAAACTTATAGTCTGTAGTATGGTTTTTATTGAATAGCAAATACTTTTGTAAAAATAAAAAATATTTTTAAGCGACGTTATCAATTGAAGGTTACTCTAAGCTTATCAACTATAAATTCAAGTTGCTGGATTAAAAATTAGCACTTCAACTAGCCAAATATTAGACATAAATTTACGTTATATTTCCGCAATTAACATCAAGATATTATTGTCATATTGACAAATAATATTAATACAGCTACAGTTAAATTCATGTATCAACTCAAACGAGAATAAACTACATAGCAGATTTTATAAAGCTTATAAAGCTCATAATAGCTCTTAATCTAACTTATTTCTTCTAGTTAGTTAAATCATCTTAAACATGAAAGGTATGTAATATATACCAGTCTCTTCTCCTTTCAGATAATGCATTAATACGGCTAATGGTAGCAATATTCTAGGCCACAGTTGTATTATCCTACTATAGCTTGGTAAACAAAAGTATCCTTTATACTTATGACGCAAGTAATATAGATAATAATTTTTAAAATCCTTGCATGGAGACAAATAAAAATATATCGCTATTGTTAATAACTCAGCTAAGGACAACTTTCCATCTCTCTGTTTCTTTGATTACTACTTGGTATTAATCTCTTCCTTTCCTACTCTTGATATATCTTGCAAAAATTGTCTATTAAATAGTATACCGTTATGATACATTTTTTCATGTTGGGTTATTCCTTTTTTATTTAAATTTTCTTTTTAACTCAACATCCTCTCTTTGTATACCTTTTATTCACTACCTTTTATACTCTTACTTATCCTAAATTGGCGTTAATAACGAAATATTATCCTGTGTATACCATTGTTATGCATTTCAGACTTTCTATTATCCTAAATTAGCGTTAAGCTATATTATCATCTCTTTACTTTTTCTGAGGTTCTGTTATTAATATAGTAAATCTTCAAAATATTGGGTGAATAAAATGCGATATATTGAATTCAAAAGTACATGCATGAAAAAGTTAAATAATCTTTCAATTGAGAGGAAGAAAGCACAGCAACTTGTTAAGTTCGCAAAAATAAACTTACAAAATATACAAAAAAAGAATGAGGAATATAATAAGAAATTTTTGGCTGAATTAGTCACTGACATGACGCAAGGATATAATGATGATCAAAAAATTAAACGTATGGAGAGTAAGATAGAAAAGTACTCAAGTAAGTTTAAATCTTTAATGCAGAAGGATCAATCTGGAAGTAGAAGTAAGGATTTAGATTATGTAACTAATGAAATATCAGAATGTGCAATGAAAGTTCGTTTAGCATTTGAGGAGCAAGTAGTAAAGTACTGCGGAGAAGAAAATCTTATCAATGACTGGGACATGTGAGTAGACATCTTTATAAGAGATGAATGAATTACAGGATGTCTTTTTTGTGATAGGTAAGCTTATATGTATCAATAAAGTGTCTTCTTAAATTAAGAAATATATAGAGTAATTCTCAAAATTATATAATTACTGTTTAATTTAGTGTTTTATGCCAGTTAAAGTGCTTTATGCATAATTTGGCTTAATTTACTATAATATAAGGTATATTTAGTTAATTATCAACTTAAAATT from Orientia tsutsugamushi str. Boryong includes:
- a CDS encoding tyrosine-type recombinase/integrase — protein: MAQRVKRYLESLYNTKISEITKEDIQKLFDEKTAKKHYVTANSILKLLSPIFNKAIEWGLLEKNPVCGIKRHKQESRSRYVTNEEMRRLMAVLKEKGNSQLTESQKRAERSGKIFTFISLFTAARKSNVSGMRWDEISLSEKIWCIPKTKSKNGKTLYIGLADKLIEVLQTRKLCSKSEWVLPSSADNSKHISSSTMHRAWAKIRKKAGIQNVTIHDLRRTFATWMKNNGETLDTISQILGHSNTNITKIYTIHSLDKATIATNKVVENMLSIFGTNVCLNEILSGIVP
- the traN gene encoding conjugal transfer protein TraN is translated as MQSSYNEASNYNVNLGNSSNTQELFHQGSNVNYPNNDEDLTYHGRNQLGTESGAMLFQAENSKNNALTQHNINDQNYMIANSMRIESDPLSALDSSNFVTQTSKTNTEIIQSCNEGSNFNIELIRELNVECRLENVWLSWQNRQMEFATEEIKENHSNWLKSRSDVYDDELGAQIYCLVDDPEAIVKQMKWAIANRLGVSIHHIGRNFLLEVNEKICILHYDYRDKTQELRKVAEYWQVLNPELEQLTESNECYEVNRINYDGGDRVFFDKFKVNRPYWKQKILFSCTSDPKDGCKHLKIQNCELKNSTCQKSVANICLLWQHDYSCSTEKQTMLHSSLHNNSIFCLGGNCNTPTIIPNRDIAKVAHLAMLNQMSKDIKTNPVSVFSGKHRKCKKDVFSFLNCCSSMTGWGRDIGLSQCKSKEQELALYRKKGYCYYIGTYCSSRIPILGICLARKSTYCCFQSKLARIFQEEARKQLKMNFGTPECPKCRGLTVEELQKVDFTKINMDELFGDILTKAQNSMNKDIIAGIKDKVHRMQQT
- a CDS encoding TraE/TraK family type IV conjugative transfer system protein; amino-acid sequence: MNHLFKQNAIQELVKYNKCLLSVTILLAAANIIAIMAAITKEEKWLLIPAMEPDRKMMVSSKNYHETYLKEWAIYVTKLLFTTSPNEVERQIADMKVASSNTESLNKFFHDHLQFVKGSNVSSVFFPKKVEVIKDGVLISGTLRYWFSDSKHIAVDKTYLLTYKRSPNYLLLLTGVKENGIKK
- a CDS encoding TrbI/VirB10 family protein, producing the protein MIGEDGRSGIKGIVVDKSSNIASMAALNGVFSNIAKFLQAKAIKPDMLPTLNLVAGGHQQQEFQIGDALQSGAYSGASNAFDKLADFAIKQADSMSPVVLIASGRVIDVVFKKGFDLREHKKKPHNLTYSQSTNNEKVNLHNKFDQSQKLEEHL
- the trbC gene encoding type-F conjugative transfer system pilin assembly protein TrbC, producing the protein MGQQKTFIFVSFSMSDEALKSYFAESQKAGAQLIMRGLINNSFTQTKNKTMELGISFDIDPSLFEQYKIDVVPVIVIDDEKRGLTKKLTGHIPLAIALEIMNENTQ
- a CDS encoding Arm DNA-binding domain-containing protein yields the protein MKIGDFPDLTVAEARKKIQQLKSDIAKGINPMDERRKINKERREKREKRLKIKE
- a CDS encoding conjugal transfer protein TraG N-terminal domain-containing protein, yielding MFASLSSQTSYFVSKMLEQHLLPAYEGLSSRKTGIMFGAKAVAKIRDVQIQDPITLTNTKEFLRQCFMKPYIIGNILGKKAAAQQTNDIIGFIEQNIPNNFGIYYREPSNLAISFKTCRQATPLIKAAIHKELNEGLLTKFAAAIGVQSDKSNMLSQRLKVMTGDTLKYLQREQQDIHEWMKQAMLLNANRESYDDWREKFSLSRIYSNLVSMHAIRGLFQQSFSYLVAGEMAAHMMPILQSVFFALVVSMIFIVFPMGLLPGGYNILKTWILLIIWVSSWPVFFTIIHCLGMISLSSKSGAFGNDYGLNMLSQGSFAEMILYSYATFQMLASSIPMLSWAVIKACAHATANLASQFSPIPVASSLGSNIVDNNLSMDNYSIGNRTISQQNLAPSLHMANIINDGGRTVTTTADGRQIINENVDSLGNNFRASAMLQAGYQNQFTHSQSILDSLTKREANLISTGNSITMEIEPTG